CTGTTCCTGAACCGGCGCGGCTACGCGCCGCTGACGCTGTGCCGGGCCTGCGGCCACCGCTTCCAGTGCCCGAACTGCTCGTCCTGGCTGGTCGACCACCGCTTCCGCGGCCGGCTCGCCTGCCACCACTGCGGCCATACCGAACCGCGGCCCGAGGCGTGCCCGTCCTGCGGCACCCTAGACGCGCTGGTGCCCTGCGGCCCCGGCGTCGAGCGCATCGCCGAGGAACTGGCGACGCTGCTGCCGGAGCGGCGCACCGTGGTGCTGTCGTCGGACGTGCTCGGCTCCGTCCAGCGCATGCGGGCCGAGTTCGACGCGGTGGCGCGCGGCGAGTGCGACATCGTGGTCGGCACCCAGCTGGTCGCCAAGGGCCACACCTTCCCCAAGCTAACCCTGGTCGGCGTGGTCGACGCCGACCTCGGCCTCGGCTCGGGCGATCCGCGGGCGGCCGAGCGCACCTTCCAGCTGCTCGCCCAGGTGACCGGCCGTGCCGGTCGGCTGTGCGGGCGCGGCATCGGCGTCATGCAGACCTACGCGCCGGAGAGCCCGGTGATCGCCGCGCTGGTCTCCGGCGATCCCGAGCGCTTCTACGCGGTCGAAATCGCCGAGCGCGAACGCGGGCGGATGCCGCCGTTCGGCCGGCTCGCGGCGGTGATCGTGTCGGCGCCGCAGCGCGAGCGCGCCGAGGACCACGCCCGCGCGCTCGCCCGTGCCGCGCCGGCCGGCGGGCCGGTCGAAGTACTGGGGCCGGCGGAGGCGCCGCTCGCCCTGATCCGCGGCCGGCACCGGCTCCGCCTCCTCGCCGCCGCCCCGCGCGACCACGACCTCTCGGCCTGGCTCAGGGCCTGGCTCGCCGCCGCCGGCAAGCCGCCGGCCGGGGTCGAGGTCCAGGTCGACGTCGATCCGCAGAGCTTCCTCTGACGCCATGCGCGGGCCGGGCAGCTGTGGCGGTGGCCAACGGGAGAACTAAGACGAAAGACTCCGCTCGCGGATCCGCCGCCTAAAACGATCAAGTCCGCCGGGGCGGCGGCGAATCGCCCCGACCGCCCCGGAACCGGCCTTTGCGACGGACGAAAGACGCGGAATTCCGCGGTTTTTCGAATCGGCCGGTCCGGTTGCGCGGGCCGAAGCCATATGATAGACGGGGCCGGATTTTCCGACGGGTCGACATGCGCGGCCCCCGTCGATCCAGCGAAAACGGCAGGGGTTCCAAGGCTTTCCACAGGAAGGGCCAGGGTCCCGGCGTGACAGAGGGGGAGCCCCGGGTGAGCGAAACGGCAACGGTCGTCTCCGGCGTCGCGGAACGCTACGCCAACGCGCTGTTCGAGCTCGGCGTCGAAACCGGCCAGCTCGACGGCATCGCCGCCGACATCGACCGCTTCGACGCCCTGCTCGCCGAGAGCGCGGACCTCGTCCGCCTGATCCGCTCGCCGGTGTTCACGCCGGACGACCAGCTCAGGGCCGTCTCCGAGGTGATGTTCCGCGCCGGCATCGGCGGGCTCGCCGCCAATTTCGTCAAGCTCGCGGCGCGCAACCGCCGGCTCTTCGCGGTGCCGGAGATGTTCCGCGCCTACCGCAAGCTGCTCGCGCACCACCGTGGCGAGACCACCGCCGACGTCGTCTCGGCCGAGACGCTGTCGGCCGCCCAGGTAGGGGACCTGAAGGCGGCGCTGACGTCGGTGACCGGCCGCGACATCCGCGTCAACGCCGCGGTCGACCCCTCGCTGATCGGCGGGCTGGTGGTCAAGCTCGGCTCCCGCATGATCGACACGTCGCTCAAGACGAAGCTCAACGCGCTCAAGATAGCCCTGAAAGAGGTCGGCTGATGGACATCCGCGCCGCGGAAATTTCCGCAATCCTCAAGGAGCAGATCAAGAACTTCGGCCAGGAGGCCGAGGTCTCCGAAGTCGGCCAGGTTCTCTCCGTCGGTGACGGCATCGCCCGCGTCCACGGTCTCGACAACGTCCAGGCGGGCGAGATGGTCGAGTTCCCGGGCGGCATCCGCGGCATGGCGCTGAACCTCGAGTCCGACAACGTCGGCGTCGTGATCTTCGGCTCCGACCGCGACATCAAGGAAGGCGACGTCGTCAAGCGCACGGGCTCGATCGTGGACGTGCCGGTCGGCAAGGGTCTGCTCGGCCGCGTCGTCGACGCGCTCGGCAACCCGATCGACGGCAAGGGCCCGATCGAGTACACCGAGCGTCGTCGCGTCGACGTCAAGGCGCCGGGCATCATCCCGCGCAAGTCGGTGCACGAGCCGATGTCGACCGGCCTCAAGGCCATCGACGCGATGATCCCCGTCGGCCGCGGCCAGCGCGAGCTCGTCATCGGCGACCGCCAGACCGGCAAGACCGCGATCATCCTCGACACGTTCCTCAATCAGAAGCCGCTGAACGAGGGCACCGACGAGAAGATCAAGCTCTACTGCGTCTACGTCGCGATCGGCCAGAAGCGCTCGACCGTCGCGCAGTTCGTCAAGAAGCTCGAGGACGCCGGCGCGCTGCCGTACTCGATCGTCATCGCCGCCACCGCCTCGGACGCGGCGCCGATGCAGTTCCTGGCGCCGTTCACCGGCTGCGCCATGGGCGAGTACTTCCGCGACAACGGCATGCACGCCCTGATCGCCTACGACGACCTCTCCAAGCAGGCCGTCGCCTACCGTCAGATGTCGCTGCTGCTGCGCCGTCCGCCGGGCCGCGAGGCCTACCCGGGCGACGTGTTCTACCTGCACTCCCGTCTCCTGGAGCGCGCGGCCAAGCTGAACGACGCCAACGGCGCCGGCTCGCTGACCGCCCTGCCGGTGATCGAGACGCAGGCCAACGACGTCTCGGCCTACATCCCGACCAACGTGATCTCGATCACCGACGGCCAGATCTTCCTCGAGACCAACCTGTTCTACCAGGGCATCCGCCCGGCGGTGAACGTCGGTCTCTCGGTGTCGCGCGTCGGCTCGGCCGCCCAGATCAAGGCGATGAAGCAGGTCGCCGGCACGATCAAGGGCGAGCTCGCGCAGTATCGCGAGATGGCCGCCTTCGCGCAGTTCGGTTCGGACCTCGACGCCGCCACGCAGAAGCTGCTCAACCGCGGCGCCCGCCTCGTCGAGCTGCTGAAGCAGCCGCAGTTCTCGCCCCTGAAGACCCAGGAGCAGGTCGCGGTGATCTTCGCCGGCGTGAACGGCTACCTGGATCCGCTGCCGGTCGGCAAGGTGCGTGCCTTCGAGGCGGGGCTGCTGCGCTTCCTGCGCGAGAAGCACGCCGACATCCTCGACGGCATCTGGGCCGAGAAGGCGCTGACCGACGGCCTGCGCGCCAAGCTGAAGGACGCGATCGCGGCCTTCGCCAAGTCCTTCGCCTGAGTTCGGCGGTAGCCGGCGCCGGCGGCCCAGTGCCGCCGGCGTCGCCCGCGGTGCGCCGGCCCATCCGGCGCGCCGTCTTCGTCACGAACCTTGCGATCCTCCCGGTCGAACGGCCGGGACCCCAGTGAGCGAGCCGCCATGCCGAGCTTGAAGGACCTCAAGAACCGCATCGCCTCGGTGAAGGCGACGCAGAAGATCACCAAGGCGATGCAGATGGTCGCCGCGGCGAAGCTGCGCCGTGCCCAGGAGGCCGCCGAGGCCGCGCGTCCCTACGCGACCCGGCTCGCCCAGGTGCTCGGCAACCTCGCCGCCGGCTTCGCCGGCCGCGACGACGCGCCGCTGCTGATGACCGGTACTGGCCGCGACAAGGTCCACCTGCTCGTCGTCTGCACGGCCGAGCGCGGCCTGTGCGGCGGCTTCAACGCCCAGATCGTCCGCCTCGCCCGCGAGCACGCCAACCGTCTCCTCGCCGAGGGCAAGGAGGTCAAGATCCTGACCGTGGGCAAGAAGGGCGCCGACGCGCTCCGCCGCGACTACGGCGCCCGGATCATCGACCGCGTCGAGCTGCGCAGCGTCAAGACGATCGGCTTCGTCAACGCGGCGGTGATCCAGGCGAAGATCATGGCGCTGTTCGAGGCGGGCGAGTTCGACGTCTGCACGCTGTTCTACTCGCGCTTCCGCTCGGTGATCGCGCAGATCCCGACCGCCCGTCAGATCCTGCCGGTGGTGGTCGAGGGCGGTGCTGCCGCGGCGTCGGACGCCGTCTACGAATACGAGCCTGACGAGGCCGCGATCCTCGAGGATCTGCTGCCGCGGGCGATCACCATGGAGATCTACACGGCGCTCCTCGAGAACGCCGCGTCGGAGCAGGGCGCGCGCATGTCCGCGATGGACAACGCGACGCGGAACGCCGGCGACATGATCAACAGGCTGTCGCTGCAGTACAACCGCTCGCGGCAGGCGATGATCACCAAGGAACTCATCGAGATCATTTCGGGCGCCGAGGCGCTCTGACCGACACACGGGTAGGCAAGGACGAGAACGATGGCTGACAACAAGGTCGGACGCATCACCCAGGTCATCGGCGCCGTCGTCGACGTCAAGTTCGACGATCACCTGCCGGCGATCCTGAACGCCCTCGAGACCACCAACGGCGGCACCCGCCTGGTGCTCGAGGTCGCCCAGCACCTCGGCGAGAACACGGTCCGCACCATCGCCATGGACACCTCCGAGGGCCTCGTCCGCGGCCAGCAGGTGGTCGACAGCGGCGCCCCGATCTCCGTGCCCGTGGGCGACGCCTGCCTCGGCCGCATCATCAACGTGATCGGCGAGCCGGTCGACGAGGCCGGTCCGGTCGTCGGCGAGACCACCCGCGCGATCCACCAGCAGGCGCCGTCCTACGTCGAGCAGTCGACCGAGGCCGAGATCCTGGTCACCGGCATCAAGGTCGTCGACCTCCTGGCGCCTTACGCCAAGGGCGGCAAGATCGGCCTGTTCGGCGGCGCCGGCGTCGGCAAGACCGTGCTGATCATGGAGCTCATCAACAACATCGCCAAGGCGCACGGCGGCTATTCCGTGTTCGCCGGCGTCGGTGAGCGGACCCGAGAGGGCAACGACCTCTACCACGAGATGATCGAGTCCGGCGTGAACCGGAACCCGAAGGAGCACGGCTCCACCGACGGTTCCAAGTGCGCCCTCGTCTACGGCCAGATGAACGAGCCGCCGGGGGCCCGCGCCCGCGTCGCGCTGACCGGCCTCACCGTCGCCGAGCACTTCCGCGACAAGGGCCAGGACGTGCTGTTCTTCGTCGACAACATCTTCCGCTTCACCCAGGCGGGTTCGGAAGTGTCGGCGCTGCTCGGCCGCATCCCGTCGGCGGTGGGCTACCAGCCGACGCTGGCGACCGACATGGGCGCCCTGCAGGAGCGCATCACCACCACCACCAAGGGCTCGATCACCTCGGTGCAGGCGATCTACGTGCCGGCCGACGACCTGACCGACCCGGCGCCGGCCGCCTCGTTCGCCCACCTCGACGCCACCACCGTGCTGTCGCGCTCGATCGCCGAGAAGGGCATCTACCCGGCGGTGGACCCGCTCGACTCGACCTCGCGCATGCTCGACGCCGCCATCATCGGCGAGGAGCACTACGCCGTCGCGCGCCGGGTCCAGGAAGTGCTGCAGCGCTACAAGGCGCTCCAGGACATCATCGCGATCCTCGGCATGGACGAGCTCTCGGAAGAGGATCGTCTGGCCGTGGCCCGCGCCCGCAAGATCGAGCGCTTCCTGTCGCAGCCCTTCTTCGTGGCCGAGGTCTTCACCGGTTCGCCGGGCAAGCTCGTCGCCCTCGAGGACACGATCAAGGGCTTCAAGGGTCTGGTCGAGGGCAAGTACGACCACCTCCCGGAGGCCGCCTTCTACATGGTCGGCACCATCGAAGAGGCGATCGAGAAGGCCCAGAAGCTCGCCGCCGCGGCCTGATCCGCGCGCCGGTTCCCGGGCGCGTCCCGCGCGCCCGGGTGCTTCCGAGACCCGACGGGGCGGCAGGCGTCCGCCCGGTCCCATTCGATCGAACGGCCGCGCCGCACGGCGCCGCCCCGGAGCCCCCGAGATGGCAACCTTCAAGTTCGAACTGGTCAGCCCCGAGCGTCTGGTGCTCTCCACGGAAGCCGATCAGGTCGACCTGCCCGGCAGCGAGGGCGACTTCGGCGTCGGCGCCGGCCACGCGCCCTTCCTGTCGACCCTGCGCCCCGGTGTCGTCACCGTGACCGCCGGCGGCGCGCGCACGAAGATCTTCGTGCGTGGCGGCTTCGCCGACGTCAACGTCTCCGGCCTCACCGTGCTCGCCGAGAAGGCGGTGCCGGTGGCCGAGCTGAAGCCCGACGAGATCGCCGGCGAGATCCGCGACGCCGAAGAGGACGTCGCGGACGCCAAGACCGCCGACGCCCGTCACGCCGCCGAGACCAAGCTGGCGCAGCTGCGCGAGGTCGCCGCCGCGCTCACCTGAGCCGGCCGGCCCGATCCCGTTCTTGCGAGGGCCCCGGACGGCGACGTCCGGGGCCCTCGCCGTTTCGGCCTGCCGGCGCGGGGCGCTCGCGGCGCTTCGCGCGCCGGTCGCGCAAGGGAGGGATCGGAATCCTCGCGGCGAAGTTACACGTCGGGCAGCATGCGGGCTTTACAAGTCGCCCGCGGCAGACCGTAATGTCACTTACGCCGATGCCGCACGGATGGGCACGGCGAGGGAACAGGCAGGAGCCGGATCCAGGCAACTCCCCTCGGAACGGAGGTGCGCGATGCGTCGGGCCAGAGCGATCGTCGGCGGCTACGGATCCGCACGCGCCAGCAGGGCGTCCGCGGTGGCTTCCTCCTGGGCATGTGCCCTCCTCGCGGGTGCCTCTGGCTTCTTCGCGATGGCGGGCGGTGTCGGCGCCCACGGTGTCCTGGCGTCCGGTGTCGCGGCGACCGCGGTGCTGTTCGGCGGCCTCGCCGTCCACGCCACCCTGCCGGCGCCCGCCCTGCGCGCCCGCCCGACGCGGTTGCGTCCGCCGCCTGTGTCGGCCGCGTCGCAGCCGCGGGCGTCGATGGAGCACGACCCGGTTCCGGAATCCTGGCCGCCCGAACCCGATCGGCCGCTGTCGGCCGACGCCGCCGGCGCGCTCGCCGATCTCGAGCGCGAATGCGGCGAACTCGCCCGGGTCGCCCGCAGCCGCCGCCGTCCGGCGGCCGTGACGGTGGCGGCTTGAACGAAGACGTCGCCGCTCCCGGGATCGGTCAGCCGAACCCCATCTCCCGCGCCCAGGCCAGCACGCGCGCGTAGGTCGCACGGCGGTGCAGCGCGCCGCAGTCGACCAGATCGGCGAGCGGTCGCCAGCCCCATTCGGCGAACTCGGCGGGTTCGTGGGTATGGTCGGCGCTCAGCGTGATCTCGTCGTCCCCGCCTGTGAAGCGGAAGGCGGCCCAGCGCTGGCGCTGGCCGCGGAAGGGGTGCAGCTTGTGGCCCGGCGCACCGCGGACCGGGAAGTCGTAGGCCCACCAGTCCGGGGTTACCGCCAGGAGGTCGGCCGAGCGGACGCCGGTCTCCTCCCAGAGTTCGCGCCGCGCCGCGGCTTCGACGTCCTCGCCGGGATCGATGCCGCCCTGGGGCAGGCCCCAATCGGCGCCGACGTCGAAGATCTCCGGATCGGGCCAGCCGTGCGGATTGGGGAAGACGCGCCCCGCGAAGACGAGGCCCCGGCTGTCGAACAGGCAGATCCCGACGTTGGGCCGGTAGGGCAGGGCCGGGTCGAGCGCCTCGCGCTCGCCGGGCGCGGGCGGAACGGACGAGACCGGCGCACGGCCGCTCACGGCGTCGCCGCCAGATGGGCGAAGGCGGCGCAGACCTTCTCGTAGACCGGCCGCTTGAACGGTACGATCAGGCCGGCGAGGCGGTCGAGCCGCTCCCAGCGCCACGCGTCGAACTCGGGCGGATGGGCGCCGCCGAGCGGGCGCTCGATGTCGATCTCGGCGTCGTCGCCGGTGAAGCGCATCGCGAACCACTTCTGGGTCTGGCCGCGCCACTTGCGCCTGAAGCGGCCCGAGGCGAGGTCGTCCGGCACGTCGTAGGAATACCAGTCCGGCGCTTCGGCGATCAGCGCCGCGGAGGTGACGTTGGTCTCCTCGGCGAGCTCGCGGCGGGCCGCCGTCAGCGGATCCTCGCCGTCGTCGAGACCGCCCTGCGGCATCTGCCAAGCATCGTCGCCGTCGCCGGCACGGTCGCGGCGGTTGCCGACGAAGACGAGGCCGGCGGCGTTGAAGAGCATGACGCCGACACAGGGGCGGTAGGGCAGGTCGTCGCGGTCGTGGGACATCGGGCGGGCGGATTCCTGGGTGGCAAGGGCGTCAGCGGGCGCGCTGCGTGGCGGAGATCGGCACCAACGTGATGCCGCGCGCCTCGAGGGCGGCGGCCCAGGCGGCGATGCGGCGCACCGAGATCGGCAGCGCGCTGGCGGTGCCGACGGCGATGCCGCGGCTGCGGGCGATCTGCTCCAGCTGCGCGAGCCGGCTGTCGATCTCCTGTTCGGTGGCGACCGCGTCGATCAGCACGTCGCCGCGGGCGTAGGGCGCCTGTCGGGTCTTGGCACCGTCGCCGACCAGCGAGCGCGACGAGGTGCCCTCGTCCACGAACAGCAGCCCGCGCCCCGCGACGTCGGCGAGCACCGGGTCGAGCGCCTGACCGTCGGCGGTGAAGCGCGCGCCCATGTAGGTCATCACGCCGACATAGGCCTCGACACGGGTCATCAGCCAGTGCAACCGGTCGATGTTCTTGTCGGCGTCGAGGCTGGTCAGCAGCGTGTGCGGGCCGGGGTCGTTGTCGGGGTAGTCGAAGGGCTCCAACGGCACCTGCAGCAGCAGTTCGTGGCCGTCCTGGCGGGCCTTGGTCACCCAGCGCCCGAGGTCGGACCCGTAGGGCGCGAAGGCGAGCGTGACGTCGGGCGGCAGCTGGCGCAGCGCCTCCTGGGTGCCGGTCTGGCTGAGGCCGATGCCGCCGACGATCACGGCGATCTTCGGGGCGCTCGCCACCATGCCCGGCGTCGGGCGGGCGTAGACGTCGAGCGGGCGGCGGCCGTCCTCGGCGATGCGCGGCAGTCGGCCGTAGGGGCCGTCGACCAGCAGACCGGGATCGGCGCCGACCGGCATCTTCTTCGTCTCGGCGGCGGGATCGGCGGCCTGTTCCGGAGTGCCGACGGCGGCGATCGCGTCGGCGTCGCCGGCGCCGTCGTCGGCCTTGGGCGGCGGCAGCAGCGCGCCGGTGCCGGACTTGACGCCCACCGTCGCGATCTCGCCGCGGTCGACCGTCTCCTGCGTGGTGGCGATCCTGGACCGCGCCACCGGTTCGCCGCCGAGCGGGTCG
This Oharaeibacter diazotrophicus DNA region includes the following protein-coding sequences:
- a CDS encoding RNA pyrophosphohydrolase, translated to MSGRAPVSSVPPAPGEREALDPALPYRPNVGICLFDSRGLVFAGRVFPNPHGWPDPEIFDVGADWGLPQGGIDPGEDVEAAARRELWEETGVRSADLLAVTPDWWAYDFPVRGAPGHKLHPFRGQRQRWAAFRFTGGDDEITLSADHTHEPAEFAEWGWRPLADLVDCGALHRRATYARVLAWAREMGFG
- a CDS encoding F0F1 ATP synthase subunit epsilon — protein: MATFKFELVSPERLVLSTEADQVDLPGSEGDFGVGAGHAPFLSTLRPGVVTVTAGGARTKIFVRGGFADVNVSGLTVLAEKAVPVAELKPDEIAGEIRDAEEDVADAKTADARHAAETKLAQLREVAAALT
- the atpA gene encoding F0F1 ATP synthase subunit alpha yields the protein MDIRAAEISAILKEQIKNFGQEAEVSEVGQVLSVGDGIARVHGLDNVQAGEMVEFPGGIRGMALNLESDNVGVVIFGSDRDIKEGDVVKRTGSIVDVPVGKGLLGRVVDALGNPIDGKGPIEYTERRRVDVKAPGIIPRKSVHEPMSTGLKAIDAMIPVGRGQRELVIGDRQTGKTAIILDTFLNQKPLNEGTDEKIKLYCVYVAIGQKRSTVAQFVKKLEDAGALPYSIVIAATASDAAPMQFLAPFTGCAMGEYFRDNGMHALIAYDDLSKQAVAYRQMSLLLRRPPGREAYPGDVFYLHSRLLERAAKLNDANGAGSLTALPVIETQANDVSAYIPTNVISITDGQIFLETNLFYQGIRPAVNVGLSVSRVGSAAQIKAMKQVAGTIKGELAQYREMAAFAQFGSDLDAATQKLLNRGARLVELLKQPQFSPLKTQEQVAVIFAGVNGYLDPLPVGKVRAFEAGLLRFLREKHADILDGIWAEKALTDGLRAKLKDAIAAFAKSFA
- a CDS encoding F0F1 ATP synthase subunit delta — protein: MSETATVVSGVAERYANALFELGVETGQLDGIAADIDRFDALLAESADLVRLIRSPVFTPDDQLRAVSEVMFRAGIGGLAANFVKLAARNRRLFAVPEMFRAYRKLLAHHRGETTADVVSAETLSAAQVGDLKAALTSVTGRDIRVNAAVDPSLIGGLVVKLGSRMIDTSLKTKLNALKIALKEVG
- the atpD gene encoding F0F1 ATP synthase subunit beta, with protein sequence MADNKVGRITQVIGAVVDVKFDDHLPAILNALETTNGGTRLVLEVAQHLGENTVRTIAMDTSEGLVRGQQVVDSGAPISVPVGDACLGRIINVIGEPVDEAGPVVGETTRAIHQQAPSYVEQSTEAEILVTGIKVVDLLAPYAKGGKIGLFGGAGVGKTVLIMELINNIAKAHGGYSVFAGVGERTREGNDLYHEMIESGVNRNPKEHGSTDGSKCALVYGQMNEPPGARARVALTGLTVAEHFRDKGQDVLFFVDNIFRFTQAGSEVSALLGRIPSAVGYQPTLATDMGALQERITTTTKGSITSVQAIYVPADDLTDPAPAASFAHLDATTVLSRSIAEKGIYPAVDPLDSTSRMLDAAIIGEEHYAVARRVQEVLQRYKALQDIIAILGMDELSEEDRLAVARARKIERFLSQPFFVAEVFTGSPGKLVALEDTIKGFKGLVEGKYDHLPEAAFYMVGTIEEAIEKAQKLAAAA
- a CDS encoding divergent polysaccharide deacetylase family protein; this encodes MSDLTTPLGFKPPGEERRKIPVGFLLGLGAVTVAALLTLWLVMVDDPLGGEPVARSRIATTQETVDRGEIATVGVKSGTGALLPPPKADDGAGDADAIAAVGTPEQAADPAAETKKMPVGADPGLLVDGPYGRLPRIAEDGRRPLDVYARPTPGMVASAPKIAVIVGGIGLSQTGTQEALRQLPPDVTLAFAPYGSDLGRWVTKARQDGHELLLQVPLEPFDYPDNDPGPHTLLTSLDADKNIDRLHWLMTRVEAYVGVMTYMGARFTADGQALDPVLADVAGRGLLFVDEGTSSRSLVGDGAKTRQAPYARGDVLIDAVATEQEIDSRLAQLEQIARSRGIAVGTASALPISVRRIAAWAAALEARGITLVPISATQRAR
- a CDS encoding RNA pyrophosphohydrolase yields the protein MSHDRDDLPYRPCVGVMLFNAAGLVFVGNRRDRAGDGDDAWQMPQGGLDDGEDPLTAARRELAEETNVTSAALIAEAPDWYSYDVPDDLASGRFRRKWRGQTQKWFAMRFTGDDAEIDIERPLGGAHPPEFDAWRWERLDRLAGLIVPFKRPVYEKVCAAFAHLAATP
- a CDS encoding F0F1 ATP synthase subunit gamma, with translation MPSLKDLKNRIASVKATQKITKAMQMVAAAKLRRAQEAAEAARPYATRLAQVLGNLAAGFAGRDDAPLLMTGTGRDKVHLLVVCTAERGLCGGFNAQIVRLAREHANRLLAEGKEVKILTVGKKGADALRRDYGARIIDRVELRSVKTIGFVNAAVIQAKIMALFEAGEFDVCTLFYSRFRSVIAQIPTARQILPVVVEGGAAAASDAVYEYEPDEAAILEDLLPRAITMEIYTALLENAASEQGARMSAMDNATRNAGDMINRLSLQYNRSRQAMITKELIEIISGAEAL